In the genome of Phacochoerus africanus isolate WHEZ1 chromosome 5, ROS_Pafr_v1, whole genome shotgun sequence, the window aacctgtgctacagcaatgacccaagccactgcatgacaacactggatccttaacctcctgcaccacacaggaactcctcttttttcttttctttctttaacaattaaataaaaacatgttcagGCACTGGGATTCCTAGTATAGCTACTTTCCCTATTTTATTTGTGAGCTGCACATAATCTAGtgagatgttaaaaaaaacattttttgagtttttaaaaaaatgtgtaacttaaTAGATAAATTCATAACATATAAAGGAGCCAGAAAATTTTATAATGTACatcatttgccttttctttttcaagaaagtGCATCACTCCATTTGCCAGTGTAAGACATTCCATTTTATAGGTATAGAGAACGAAAGAGAGAAACGTAAGAGCcaattcctttcttccttgttACTGGTCACATTCTTAGCAGCTGCCTCTTCTTGGATTTCTTccacaaagaaattatttttgtagCTGTTAATTACCTTGCCGATTGTAGACATTTCactcataaaaaaacaaaaccgcaATTTGTGTCTAAATCATTTCTCTTTAGCTATTTGCTCAAGGGCCACATGAGCCCTAAACTGTAATCGGGCTTCCATGGAATAGTCTTTGtagttttttatgttttctaggcTTTTTATTGCGTTGGCATAATCTCCTTTAAGATAGTATAGAATACCCAGTTCATAGTAAGAATATGGCACCAAATAGTGGTCATATTTTaacaatttctccttttgaaTGACATGATTTAAGTAGTGCTCAGCCAACGAATATTTTCCCAAGTATTTTAGGCACAGACCTTTCAATAAATTTAGCAAACTTATGTCATCAATTCCATACTCTTTATTTGGATTTTCTCGTAAGAGCTCTTCTCCTTTGTCAATTATTGATAGCCAGGTGGAAATAAGTTCTAGCCTTTTGCTCATGACTCGGAAACCACTCCAGGCATAAATGAATTCCAGGATGGGCTGTGCTGTAAACCAGCCAGGAGTACTACCATAGCGCTGACCCTTCTCAGCAACAAACTTTTCTATTGGCACAGAAGTTCCTAAAATTCTGATTCTCAGGTTATCCACATTTAAGAAGAGAGAGCTCATGTCTTCACTTACTGATTTCAAAAAGTCAGAAGGAAGCACGGCCAGTAGTGAGGCCTTAGCGAATGAATATATTGCCTTGGACCATCTGCTATTTTGAAACAGTAGATCAGCAAAGTGGTAAGCCTGCCTCCATTCCAGCAGAAAAATGTAGCACCACATGAGTTCCCAGTAACAGAGGTGATGAACCTGCTTCCATTCGTTCTGAATAAAAATGCACTCCTCCAGTGTTAACTGGGCACGTTTAAAACTTCCTTTCAGCATACTAAAACGTGcatgaaaaaatttaagtatGACACAGTTTGGAAATTTCTGGAGGTAGATTAGAGAGAGATTCTCTATAGCAGAACTGTGGCCTTTTTCAACACCAAAAGCTACAGAGATATAATTGTAATAAAAGAATAGAGTCAAAACACTTAAGATATTATTTATATGGGATTCAGATGCACTCTCATGAAGCAAAGTCAAGCCTACCTCTCTATCACCAGAGTATCCAACAATGTTGAGTAGTTTAAGTGTCTTTGGTGGCACAAGTGATAATATCAAATTGAATGCACCAAGTCCAAACTTTATGCCTCCAACCAGGTGTTTATAGGTTTTGCTTTGGTAATTATGTATCTGTGTTAGTACCTGCTGACagtctttgtatatttggtaacTTAACCCAATGTTGATGCCACTTTTAAGTAAACTAAGCACACTGTCATCCTGTATAAACATTACAGTGGATTTCAAGATCAAACACTCAGCGTAGCAGACTTCTGCATGCAATTCCTCTTCGATAGCCTTTATGCCCTGTTTACTCACTAGATGAGACAAACTCATCATCCGAGATTTTCTGCGGAAATTGTTACAGGTTCTCAAAGCTTCCTTTGCCGCAGTCAGCCCAATGTCTATATCATGTGGATCAAAAGTCAGGATGGCCTTAACAACCATAAGGATGCTGTAAATTAGAGCATGGTATGTGCTGTTTTTCGACCAGGGGTAAATGAGATTTATGGCATCTGAGAATCTATTATTCAGAAACAAATACAATCCAGTTGTGCATTCTTCCAGGGAAGATATGAGATCCATTGTTGTTGCTGCAGGGATCATTTCATAGGCGTCTTCAAACTTTTCCTCTTTATCATTTTCTCCCTTACTAAATGATGTAAAGTCAtccttattattttctcttctgttcagAGCAAGTGACATCTTTGTTTCCCCACTTTA includes:
- the LOC125126854 gene encoding tetratricopeptide repeat protein 39B-like; this encodes MSLALNRRENNKDDFTSFSKGENDKEEKFEDAYEMIPAATTMDLISSLEECTTGLYLFLNNRFSDAINLIYPWSKNSTYHALIYSILMVVKAILTFDPHDIDIGLTAAKEALRTCNNFRRKSRMMSLSHLVSKQGIKAIEEELHAEVCYAECLILKSTVMFIQDDSVLSLLKSGINIGLSYQIYKDCQQVLTQIHNYQSKTYKHLVGGIKFGLGAFNLILSLVPPKTLKLLNIVGYSGDREVGLTLLHESASESHINNILSVLTLFFYYNYISVAFGVEKGHSSAIENLSLIYLQKFPNCVILKFFHARFSMLKGSFKRAQLTLEECIFIQNEWKQVHHLCYWELMWCYIFLLEWRQAYHFADLLFQNSRWSKAIYSFAKASLLAVLPSDFLKSVSEDMSSLFLNVDNLRIRILGTSVPIEKFVAEKGQRYGSTPGWFTAQPILEFIYAWSGFRVMSKRLELISTWLSIIDKGEELLRENPNKEYGIDDISLLNLLKGLCLKYLGKYSLAEHYLNHVIQKEKLLKYDHYLVPYSYYELGILYYLKGDYANAIKSLENIKNYKDYSMEARLQFRAHVALEQIAKEK